One genomic window of Pagrus major chromosome 22, Pma_NU_1.0 includes the following:
- the marcksa gene encoding myristoylated alanine-rich protein kinase C substrate a yields the protein MGAQLSKTAGKAETAAEKPGEAAASPTKTNGQENGHVKANGDASPAAENGKGEVQANGSAAAEESPKEEAEKAEPAPADKEAADEETVEAASPAPAEGEAAAKAEDGTTPSTSNETPKKKKKRFSFKKSFKLSGFSFKKTKKETGEGAENEEAAVAVSTEEAKAEGTEEAVAASEEAKSTEGEAAPAAEPAKEEVEAKPEAAAPVPAEKPAEEAKEAVPTEEPKAEEKPAEEAPKTEEATPASQEAASVDAPAAATEAAAE from the exons ATGGGAGCGCAATTGTCCAAGACAGCTGGAAAGGCTGAAACCGCGGCTGAAAAACCCGGAGAGGCTGCTGCTTCACCCACTAAGACCAATGGACAG GAAAACGGCCATGTTAAAGCGAATGGAGATGcctctcctgcagcagagaaCGGGAAAGGGGAGGTGCAGGCCAACGGCAGCGCTGCTGCAGAGGAGAGTCCCAAGGAGGAGGCTGAGAAGGCAGAGCCAGCTCCTGCTGACAAAGAAGCTGCAGATGAGGAGACAGTAGAAGCAGcatctcctgctcctgctgaaGGAGAGGCAGCAGCAAAGGCAGAGGACGGCACTACACCTTCCACCAGCAACGAAACccccaagaagaagaagaaaaggttcTCCTTCAAGAAGTCGTTCAAGCTCAGCGGCTTTTCTTTCAAGAAAACCAAgaaggagacaggagagggagcagagaaTGAGGAGGCAGCTGTAGCCGTCTCCACAGAGGAGGCCAAGGCTGAGGGCACAGAGGAGGCAGTGGCTGCTAGTGAGGAGGCCAAGTCTACTGAGGGGGAGGCAGCACCTGCTGCAGAGCCTGCTAAGGAGGAGGTAGAGGCCAAACCAGAGGCAGCAGCACCAGTACCAGCAGAGAAACCTGCTGAGGAGGCCAAGGAGGCTGTGCCCACAGAGGAGCCAAAGGCAGAGGAGAAACCGGCCGAGGAGGCGCCCAAAACAGAGGAGGCCACCCCGGCCTCACAGGA